A single region of the bacterium genome encodes:
- a CDS encoding nucleotide pyrophosphohydrolase: protein MNVTFETLKKLVEEFIAERNWQKYHNPKNLAMSISIESAELMEIFQWLTLEESIGLKDNKEKFEQIKEEVADIIIYCLSLSNILNIDLNQAILEKIEKNKAKYPTFKYKGNFE from the coding sequence TGGTAGAAGAATTCATCGCAGAACGGAATTGGCAAAAATACCATAACCCGAAAAACTTAGCTATGTCTATTTCCATTGAGTCAGCAGAATTGATGGAGATTTTTCAATGGCTAACTTTAGAGGAATCTATTGGATTAAAAGATAATAAAGAAAAATTTGAGCAGATTAAGGAAGAAGTAGCAGATATAATTATCTATTGTTTGAGTTTAAGCAATATTCTTAATATTGACTTAAATCAGGCAATTTTAGAGAAGATAGAAAAGAATAAAGCTAAATATCCTACTTTTAAATACAAAGGAAATTTCGAGTAA